The DNA region ACGCCTTATACCATGAAAAGATATCTGAATTTAAAGCCTGAAAAGGCATGGAAATATATCGCTGTTTGCTTGCTTGCAGGGTTTACAGGTGCAAAAGCGCAGCAACCAAACCCTATCTTAAATGTTTACAATAATGAAACCGAGATTAAAGGTGTACGGAGTGTAACCTTAAAGGATGGCTTTTATATACCTGCAGGAAAAACGGTAAGGATCTTTGCCCTGGCTAGTTTCAAGGAATGTGTACCCCTCCTGAGCAGCTTAAGTGATAATCAGAATTACGTGAGTACCAAAATATTCAAAGTACCGGGGGTATTGAACAGCACCCAGGTGAACCAAAGCGGTCGTAGCACCTGTGAGGTGAACCAAACGGTGCAGTATCTTGACGGTTTGGGCAGGCCTTTGCAAACGGTGACAGTACAGGGTAGTCCGACTTTCAGGGATGTAGTGCAGCCGGTGGCTTATGATGCTTTGGGTAGGGAGCAGAACAAATACCTGCTCTATACAGCAGGTATTTCTACAAGCAATGGTAGTTTCAAACCAGCCGCGTTGACAGAACAGCTTGCCTTTTACAACAATCCGATTGCCCAGGCTGCGGTTGGGGTAGCTGCTATATCAGGTGCTTTTTCGGAAACTCTCTTTGAAGCCTCACCCTTAAATCGTGTATTAGAACAAGGCTCTCCTGGAGCCAACTGGCAACTGAGCGCGGGTCATACCCAGAAAATAAAGTATAGCACTAATATATCCGACGAAGTAAAACTCTGGGTCGTGACAGCAACTGGAGCTAGTGGGGCAACAAGCTATGAAGAGGGAAAATTGTATAAAACAATTACTAAAGATGAAAACTGGACAAGTGGGGATGGGAAATCGGGTACGGTTGAGGAGTTTAAAGACCAGGAAGGAAAAGTGGTGCTGAAAAGGACTTATAACACCGGGGAAATAGCCCATTCCACTTATTATGTTTATGATGATTTAGGGAATTTGAGGTATGTACTGCCCCCGGCAGTCTCTGTAAATTCGTTTACAGAGGCAGATGCTGTGTTCAGTCAGTTCATCTATGGATACCACTATGATGGCCGCAAGCGGATTGTTGAGAAGCAGATCCCGGGCAAAGGTCGGGAAGAGATGGTTTATAACAAACGGGATCAGCTGGTATTGAGCCGTGATGCCGAACAACATGCCAAGGGCAAATGGCTATTTACCAAGTACGACGCTCTGGGCAGGGTGATAATGACGGGGGTTCATTCCAATACTGCTGGCAGGGCTGCATTGCAATTGGCAATGGATGCCCAAAGTACTTTATGGGAAGGTAGGGATGACGGCAATAACAGTAGTACCGGAACAGGTTATACAAATTCGGTATTGCCAAATACTGGCATTGATACTTATTTCACCATCAATTACTACGATGATTACAATTTTTATGGCAATACCTTCCTCCCACCAAATGGCAGCACCCAAATGCCTGCTGCAAGGACTAAGGGATTGCAGACCGGTGGTTTTGTATACCAGTTGGGGAGTAGTACAACCCGTTATCTGAATGTAAACTATTACGATGAGGAGGGAAGGGTGATCCGTACGGCATCAGAAAACCATTTAGGAGGTAAAGATTATACCGACAATACCTGGAACTTTGCTGGTGAACTGACAGCCAGTACCCGTACTCATACAGGCAGTGCCTCTGGCCCTGAAACGATCATTGCCACCCGTTATGAGTATGACCATATGGGCAGGGAACTGGCTACGATGCAATCCATCAACGGGCAACCAGAAGTGGTGTTGAGCAAATTGGCCTATAATGAGGTTGGGCAGTTGCTGAAAAAAGAGCTGCACAGCGGGGACAATGGCACCACCTTCTTGCAGAATACCAGTTATGCGTATAATGAGCGAGGTTGGCTGAATAACAGCAAATCAGATCAGTTCAGCATCAACCTAAAGTATGATACGGGTACTATTCCACAGTACAATGGCAATATTGCCAATCAGGAATGGGGTGCCGGTACCAGCTACCCAAATGTTTATACCTACGAGTATGACAAGCTGAACCGCTTGAAAAGTGGGGTGAGTACAGGTGTTGTAATGAGCGAGTATCTCACCTATGACTTGATGGGCAATATTGCTTCCATGAACAGGGATGGCGCAGGAGCAAGTACTTACAGCTATACCGGTAACAAATTAAACAGTATTAGCGGTGCGCTTACAACGGGAGGTTATGTTTATGACTTGAACGGCAATGCAACTACTGATGGAAGAAAAGGGGTAACGATAGGTTACAATATCCTGAACCTGCCTTCAACAGTAAGTAAATCAGGCTTAAGCATGAGTTATACTTATGATGCTGCTGGTAATAAACTGAAGAAAGTAAGTAGTGATGAAGCGACTTCAGATTATGTGGGCGGCATCCAATATACCGGTGGTGCAATTGATTTCATCATTACCGAAGAAGGCAAGGCCAGGAATAACGGGGGTACTTATGTTTATGAATATAACCTGACAGACCATCTGGGAAATGTACGCTATACCTTTAACCAACATCCAACTACTGGCGCAGTTCAGGGCCTGCAGTCTAATAATTACTATCCATTTGGAAAACAAGTTGGAGGTACAGGGGTAAATAAATATCTTTATAACGGCAAGGAGTTGCAGAATGAGCTGGGACAGCTCGATTATGGTGCAAGGTTTTATGACCCGGAAATAGGAAGATGGAATGTGGTGGATCCGTTGGCGGAGAAACATTTTAACGTTAATCCTTACAATTATGTACTAAATAATCCTATTAATTTTATTGATCCTTTAGGACTTGATACTATTCCTGTTAATAAAATTGTAGAGAATAGATCCGATGCTAGACAATTTAATCCTGCGAAGGATGAGATTGCTTTAGATCGTAATGCTGTTGTGATTCGGCCCGAGGTTAATATGGGGACTGGCGAAACAGAGGGAATGTTAGGCGCTGCGGTTCCTATCGCATTAACAAGTTCTGCAATCGACGGACCATTACCTATCGGCGAAGCAATCGGCGCAGGTATAATAACTGCAGCTGCAGTGCATGATGCCTTGACCAGGGTATATGTTACCTATACGTTGGTTGGTCCACAAGGGCAGATTTACGTTGGAAGATCAAGTGGATATGGTGATCCTCAATCCATAATGATGAATAGGTATTATGGACATCATATGCGAGCTTTGGGATATAGAAACCCGGTACTTGATAGGTCAATTGTTGGAGTCATGGGTTATACTGCAATTAGAGGTAGAGAGCAACAGTTAATCGACAGTTATGGTGGTATAGGAAGTAGCAGAGTTGGGAATAGGATAAGAGGCGTTGGATATTATAATCCTGCTGGGCCAGGATATCATAAAATGTCGGATTTTGCTTTTGGACCACTATCTCCTTACACTGGCTATTTTAAATAATAACGTTATGAAACAAAAAGAAGAATATCTGGTTGAGTTGGAATTTATTAAAAGCTGGAATACTACAGTTTTAGATTTTATGTCTACTAAGATACCGGAGTTAAAAGATTTTTCGGAAATAACAAAACAGAGTTTAAGCAGTTACTCCGGTAAAGTGAATAAGAATGTTCTATTGGGTTTTAGATCATCCTACAGAGATATCAATGAGATGGCTAAAAACTTGTCTCCCTTGGATTATGAAGAATTAAATAAATTACTTTTAGCAAAATTCCATTTGGATTTTACTGATATTGATCAGCGTATCAATAGCAAAATAGCATCTGTCGTTCTGCTGGGGAGAATCGACAACGAAGAAGAATATAAAATGATCGAAGACAAAGTCAATGAACTTTGTCAGAACAAAGAGAAAAATCCAACGATTGATGCATTGAATACTTTGCTACTGAGTTATGAGCAGTCTAGCTATAATAAATAATATACGGACTTCATTCCATGAACTTGTCCATGAAAATGATAGATAAAGAATCAGATATATTAAAAACTAAATGCTTTTTGTTTAATCAATTTATGATTGAAAAAGGTGGTTTCCCAGTGGAAATGCGCTCATCTTTTGCTGCATCCAACAAACTTATTAATGAAGCTTATACTAATGGCAAGATCAAAGTACTTAGGTCTATGAGTAAGGATATGATGAACAGGTTCTAAAGCATATGCCGTTATCTACTGTTTTAGAACTAAAGACTTATTTTGCACAATTTAATGTCGACTTTGAGGCAGTTGATAGGGCCAGGTTAAAAGCAATTGATAAAATAGTTAAAAAAGGAAAGATATCTGGCAATAGTGAATACGAACTTCTAATTAATCGTGTCGACGATATTTATAATGATCCGAAAAGAGCGGGCGAGCTGGATATATTAAATGATTTGCTTTTAGCATTTGATGCTAATAGGAGTAGCTAATTCTTTCCTGTACTTTTAAAAAAGTACTTCCTTGAATTATGAAGGATTAAATATCAAAAAACGACATGCCGGGGCAATTTTTTAGCCCCGGCTTTTTTTATGAATTCCGGTTTTTTTGGTTCGGCTGGTTCTTTTGTAGGGTTTTAAAGTGGTCTAAGCGCGGTTTTTCCGCTCAAAAAAATATTTTAAAATATTTTCAGAAAAATAACAAAGGGCAAACTGGTTGCCCTTACTATTCTTAGTATTGGAAGGTTGTTCAGGCAAGAAATGAACAGTAGGTATTATGAGAATAGTTTTAACGCAGATCGAAACTACCTATGATTTGGAACTCCTGGAACAGCAGTTTTACACTGAACTGGGTATCGCTATCCGTAGCTACAGGAGGTCAAAGAATTTGTCGCAAGATTACATGGCCAAAAAGCTGAATATTTCACAGACTGCCTACAGTAAAATGGAAGCCGGGAAGTCTGGTTTTTCTGCCTTCAGGCTAAGGCATATTTTTAAAATTTTAGGTATAGATCCTCGCATCATAATCGCACCCATTTTAGAGGGTTAAGTCGAATTGTCATGAAAATATTCCTCCCGGTTATATTTTATAACTGGGAGTTCTTCTTTAGTACTGGGGGTTATGCGAATGTTCTTTTTTGTTAAGAATGAGTGGTTTAGCTTTAGCTGTCTAAGTATTTCACTCTTATCACAACAGGTTATGAAGAAAATTTACACCCTGATTCTGGCAGTTTCATCACTTGCCGCAACCGCTCAAAATACTTTTCCTACATCAGGAAATGCGGGTATTGGAATTTTAAATCCAACGGAAAAACTGGATGTCCGTGGAAATATCTATTGGGATGGTTTTAATTCCGGAAATCCAAGAGCGGTGAAAATAGGGTACAGTGGTGGGAATTACGGGGGTATCGGGTATAATCTCGACTTTACTACTTCCACGGGCGTATTTAACAGGCCGCTGAATGACTATAGCTCTTATTTAGAACTCTGGAACGGGGGCTTTAGGTTTTTCGGAACAAATAATTTTGGCAGCGCTTCCAATATTGGTTTAGGCAGTGGCAGCCAGGACCTATCCCTGCGGGCTATCATCAGCCGGGAAGGCAATATGGGAGTAGGAACAGATAACCCTTTACAGAAATTCGTGGTCTCTAATAGTGGGACCGATGGATTTGAAGTCTATGTTAACCATCCTGGTATAATTGGTCTTCAGGCTTACAACAGGACTGCGCTCAATTATTCAAAAATGCAATTCGATGCCAGCCAGTTTGCCTTCAATAACGGCAACGTTGGTATTGGCACAACAGATCCAAAAGGCTATAAACTTGCTGTAGCCGGAAACATGATTGCCGAGTCTGTAAAAGTCAGTTTGCAGGGCACCTGGCCAGACTACGTCTTTGCAAAAGACTACGAGCTTCCAACCCTTCAGGAAACAGAAAAACACATTAAAGACAAAGGCCATTTGCCGGGCATTCCTTCTGCCGCCGAAGTAAAAGCCAATGGGCTTGATTTAGGGGAAATGAATGCTAAGCTATTGCAGAAGATAGAGGAGCTGACGCTGCATTTGATAGAGAAGGATAAAGAACTCTCCTTAGAAAAACAAGCCAGGAAAGATCAGGAGAAAAGACTTCAAAAACTAGAATCAATAGTTCTTAATAATAAATAGCATGAAAAAATTTATACTATTCTCAAGTTTGGTTTGCGCTTGTTTTTCAGCGGATGCCCAAACCCTACAAGCGGTAACGGATAATGGAGCATCGACAAGCAATACTTTAAATTCCTCCAATCCTAATGGCTTTCAGGTAACAGGCACTTCAGGTAATCCCGCTTATATGGTTATCGATCAAACTGCCAATTCAGGGGGTAAACGATGGAGATTCGGGCACACTGGAGCGGCCTCCGGCTTTAGTAGCTTTGATATTCTCAATATAACAGACGGAATTGCACCTCTGTCGTTAGCACCAAACGGTAATGTTGGAGTTGGGACGACTAATCCTCAGAATAAACTGCACATTCATCAAAATGTTCCGGATCAAGCAGGTTTGATCGTTCAGGGAAATACTATAAATACAGACTTCGCTAAGCACTATGTGGCAATTACCTTGGATGGTGATTATGGTAATGGCACAGGTAATTATTCTCAGATAAGGAGTTATAGCAACTTATACAGTAGCTGGGGAAGCCAATTGGCTTTTTTCACAACCACTTTGGGTGTTGTAAACACACTTGAAGAGCGGATGAGGATAGATGATAAAGGGAATGTTGGCATAGGAGTCCAGGACCCAGCAAGTAGAAAACTGAAAGTTTTGACCTCGAATCCTGTTAATGATGTTGGGGCAGAAATAGAAATAGCGAGAAGTTCTGGAACCAACTACGGAATCATCGGAAAAGCCATTGGTTCAGGTGCGGATTATAATGTTGGTATGTTTACCAGTGCAAATGGCGGAACTTCAAATTTTGGCCTTCGAATTTATAACGTGCCAAGTGGAGCAAATAACTACACAGTTTATAGTGATTCCCCAGCCCAGGCTTATTTTGAAGGCAACATGGGTATAGGGACAACGAATCCTGACGGCTATAAACTAGCCGTAAAAGGCAAAGTCCGTGCGCACGAAATCAAAGTAGAAACTGGCAACTGGCCAGATTATGTTTTTGCAAAAGACTACCAGCTTCCAACCCTTCAGGAAACAGAAAAACACATTAAAGACAAAGGCCATTTACCGGGTATTCCTTCTGCCGCAGAAGTAAAAGCCAATGGGGTTGATCTGGGTGAAATGAATGCGAAGCTGTTGCAGAAGATTGAAGAGCTGACGCTGCATTTGATAGAGCAGAATAAAAAGTTTGAAGCTAAAATATCAGCCCAGCAGCAGGAAATAGACCTTCTAAAACAAAAAAATAAATAATATGAGAAGATGGTATTTAAGCATTGCTGTCGTGATTTATTCTACATATGCATCTGCTCAGCAAACCAATGTGTTCCCGAATGACGGAAATGTAGGAATCGGATTTACAAATCCTTCAGCAAAATTTACTGTCATTGGAGGAGGCTTGGCTACCTCAAATGCAGGATTATCAATTTCATCATATTTAAACTATGGCAGACTTACATCAGGTACAGTAAATTCAATTCACAATTTCCTTGATCAGGAAAGCTTAGAACTTAGCTCAGGATCATCACAAAAAACAGGTATTGCTATTGAAGGCTTAACGAGCTCATTTGGCTCTGCCATAAGGATGTTTACAGGGAACTATGAGAGATTTCGGATAAACTCTAATGGTGACGTGGGCGTTGGCACTTCCACTCTTGATAATTCACAGGGTTGGAATAGGGTATTTCAGGTAAACGGACCAAACAATGCTAAATTATTGGTTACTGAAAGTACTGGTGTTAAAATAGGGATATATAGTCATTCAGGTTATAACGGAAAAATTGGAACGGAAAGTAACCACAACCTCACTTTTACAGCAGGCTATTGGAATGATGTGATGACTTTAACTACTGCCGGAAATGTAGGAATAGGTACAACTTCACCCGATTCAAAACTTGCGGTAAATGGAAATATTCGAGCAAGGGAGATCAAAGTAGAGAATTCAAACTGGCCGGATTATGTTTTTGCAAAAGACTACGAGCTCCCAGCACTTCAGGAAACAGAAAAACACATTAAAGACAAAGGCCATTTGCCGGGCATTCCTTCTGCCGCGGAAGTAAAAGCCAATGGTATTGATTTAGGGGAGATGAATGCGAAGCTGCTACAGAAAATAGAGGAACTGACGCTGCATTTGATAGAGATGAAGAAGGATAGTAATGATGAAAGAGAAAAAAATAAAGCTCAGCAAAAAGAGATCGAATATTTAAAATCTAAATTAAAATAAGATGAGAAAATTATATCTGATATTACTAGGTTTTACGCTGCCGTATTTACTGTATGCTCAAGCACAAGAGGTGAGAATACCGGTTGTTAAACCCGTTTCGCCTTCTGCAGCAGGAATATTCAAAACCTTAGAACGGCCAATTGGTTCTTATACCGGAACGGTGCCTGTAAACTTTCCGTTATTTAAAATTACTAGCGGGTCACTCGAAACTTCAATAGCCCTTGATTATAATAACACTGGTGGTATAAGAGTTGAAGAGATAGCAACAAACGTTGGTTTGGGCTTTAATTTATCAGCAGGTGGCAGAATTACCAGGATACAAAAAGGGGGTATTTCAGATGATGAACCCGGGATTGGTTATTTAGCAAATAGTGTTAAGCCTTCTCAAATCCAAATGAACAATTCAAGCCATTTAATAGGCATACAGAGAAAAAGTATAGACCTCGATCCAGATATTTTTATGTACAATTTTAATGGTGAGTCTGGAAAATTTTTCTTTAATGAATCTGGTCAGCCAATTATGATGCAGGAGTCTAAAGTTAAAGTGCAGTATTTTACAGATGCCGGAGGAATTAAATCGTGGATATTACATGATCGCGATGGTAATAAGTACCATTTTACGCTTAAAGAATATACTACTTCCAGCTATCAAAACTATGGTGGTGGTAATACTCCTTTATCATCTAGTTATGCCTCGTCCTGGTTGCTGACAGAAATAAAAGATATTAATAATCAAAATTCAATCACATTCTCATATCAACAAAGTACATCTGGTTTTTTTGCGCATTCTGGAGGAAATAGAAAAGTTCAGGCAATTAACTATTCGGAATGCGATCCAGACTATTTCGATGAAAGGGTTTCAGTTTATACGGAAACTTCTGAATATATCCTGTCAAAAATAATGGGTAGTTCTGGGCATGTTAGCTTTAGCTCATCTAATAATAGGTTAGACCTAAATGGAGGATCAAAGTTGACAGATTTGACCTTATATGATCACAACAACATCAGGCTTAAGAAATGCCATTTTAATTATGATTATTTTGTGAGTGGTAGTGACGCCTTTGGAACTCCCAGCAATAACCCTAATTATTATAGGCTGAAATTAAAAAGCTTTTCTGAATTTGGAGAGAATAACACAGATAGCCTGAATTATTCTTTTACGTATAATGAGCAGGAACACCTTCCTCAAAGACTGTCTTATGCAGTTGATTACTGGGGTTTTTACAATGGACAAGTTTACAATCCAAGCCCACTTCCAAATATATCATCGACTTACTATGGACAAACTGTTCATTTAACTAGTTTTTCAAATAAAGAGGTTGTGCAAGGCTACCCGGAAGCAGGTATTTTAACTAAAATTACCTACCCCACAGGTGGCTCAAGGGAGTTTTTATACGAAGGTAATACTGCTTTACTGACATTGGATAGCCAAATAGCACCATCCCCATATTCTATAGTTGGTCAGGAAATTAGCCGAACGGATTTTAGTAATGTATCTTTTCCCGGACCCTGTCTGAAACAGACGTTCAATATAAACAGCACTAATGGTTTTTCTGTCTTTAGTTATGTGTTATTTCAGGGAAATCTATGTGGAGATTACAGTATTAGAATTTACGCAATCTCGTCTATGGATGATGAATGGGGAGGGGCTTTGTTGTATACCTATGAAAACGAACAAAGCTGGAGCCAAACCTTAAACAATGGGATGTATAGATTGGAAGTCTACAAATCCGGGCCTGGTTGCAATTTTTCTAATCTGCAATTAAATTGGGATGAATCAATTTTTGTGCATGAGAACGTTACCACGCCTTACGGATCATTTACTAAAACAAACAGACCAGTAGGAGGGGTGAGGGTTAAAGAAATAAGGGATTATGATCCTGTCTCTGCAAAGACATTTTCTACCAAATACCTGTATAAACTTTATTCTACAGACTCAACATTAACCAGTGGTCTGCTTAACACGCCTGTAAGGGTTATGAACGAGTTTAATACTGTTTGCAGTGCTTGTCGGTATATGATGTTATATACTTCAAGCTGCTATCCGTTAGCTAGTGAGGGTGGATCATTTGTCGTGTATCCAGAAGTAAGAACCATAGAAGAAGGCAATGGTTGGACCGACAGATTCTATACTTATTCTCCGGATGATTTAGGATCAGAATTTGAATATCCGATCCCCCCACTTTCTACAGAACCAGCAAAATTAAGGGGGAAATTACTGTCGGAAAAGACCTATACCAATGGTGGGAATTTGTTAAATGAAAACTCTTTTTTTTATGAACCAATATTTTTGCCTGGCCCAGGCTATAGTGCAAGTGGAGCAGTAGCTAAGTTATTTTATGTAAGATTGATTGACTCGCAGGTTCCATGTATGGAATATGGAAATTCTCCAACAGCGGGACCAAGTTCTGGTAAGATAA from Pedobacter africanus includes:
- a CDS encoding DUF6443 domain-containing protein, yielding MKRYLNLKPEKAWKYIAVCLLAGFTGAKAQQPNPILNVYNNETEIKGVRSVTLKDGFYIPAGKTVRIFALASFKECVPLLSSLSDNQNYVSTKIFKVPGVLNSTQVNQSGRSTCEVNQTVQYLDGLGRPLQTVTVQGSPTFRDVVQPVAYDALGREQNKYLLYTAGISTSNGSFKPAALTEQLAFYNNPIAQAAVGVAAISGAFSETLFEASPLNRVLEQGSPGANWQLSAGHTQKIKYSTNISDEVKLWVVTATGASGATSYEEGKLYKTITKDENWTSGDGKSGTVEEFKDQEGKVVLKRTYNTGEIAHSTYYVYDDLGNLRYVLPPAVSVNSFTEADAVFSQFIYGYHYDGRKRIVEKQIPGKGREEMVYNKRDQLVLSRDAEQHAKGKWLFTKYDALGRVIMTGVHSNTAGRAALQLAMDAQSTLWEGRDDGNNSSTGTGYTNSVLPNTGIDTYFTINYYDDYNFYGNTFLPPNGSTQMPAARTKGLQTGGFVYQLGSSTTRYLNVNYYDEEGRVIRTASENHLGGKDYTDNTWNFAGELTASTRTHTGSASGPETIIATRYEYDHMGRELATMQSINGQPEVVLSKLAYNEVGQLLKKELHSGDNGTTFLQNTSYAYNERGWLNNSKSDQFSINLKYDTGTIPQYNGNIANQEWGAGTSYPNVYTYEYDKLNRLKSGVSTGVVMSEYLTYDLMGNIASMNRDGAGASTYSYTGNKLNSISGALTTGGYVYDLNGNATTDGRKGVTIGYNILNLPSTVSKSGLSMSYTYDAAGNKLKKVSSDEATSDYVGGIQYTGGAIDFIITEEGKARNNGGTYVYEYNLTDHLGNVRYTFNQHPTTGAVQGLQSNNYYPFGKQVGGTGVNKYLYNGKELQNELGQLDYGARFYDPEIGRWNVVDPLAEKHFNVNPYNYVLNNPINFIDPLGLDTIPVNKIVENRSDARQFNPAKDEIALDRNAVVIRPEVNMGTGETEGMLGAAVPIALTSSAIDGPLPIGEAIGAGIITAAAVHDALTRVYVTYTLVGPQGQIYVGRSSGYGDPQSIMMNRYYGHHMRALGYRNPVLDRSIVGVMGYTAIRGREQQLIDSYGGIGSSRVGNRIRGVGYYNPAGPGYHKMSDFAFGPLSPYTGYFK
- a CDS encoding helix-turn-helix domain-containing protein, translating into MRIVLTQIETTYDLELLEQQFYTELGIAIRSYRRSKNLSQDYMAKKLNISQTAYSKMEAGKSGFSAFRLRHIFKILGIDPRIIIAPILEG
- a CDS encoding tail fiber protein, whose amino-acid sequence is MKKFILFSSLVCACFSADAQTLQAVTDNGASTSNTLNSSNPNGFQVTGTSGNPAYMVIDQTANSGGKRWRFGHTGAASGFSSFDILNITDGIAPLSLAPNGNVGVGTTNPQNKLHIHQNVPDQAGLIVQGNTINTDFAKHYVAITLDGDYGNGTGNYSQIRSYSNLYSSWGSQLAFFTTTLGVVNTLEERMRIDDKGNVGIGVQDPASRKLKVLTSNPVNDVGAEIEIARSSGTNYGIIGKAIGSGADYNVGMFTSANGGTSNFGLRIYNVPSGANNYTVYSDSPAQAYFEGNMGIGTTNPDGYKLAVKGKVRAHEIKVETGNWPDYVFAKDYQLPTLQETEKHIKDKGHLPGIPSAAEVKANGVDLGEMNAKLLQKIEELTLHLIEQNKKFEAKISAQQQEIDLLKQKNK